A single region of the Ictalurus punctatus breed USDA103 chromosome 17, Coco_2.0, whole genome shotgun sequence genome encodes:
- the LOC108277567 gene encoding E3 ubiquitin/ISG15 ligase TRIM25, whose product MAKASTLKYDEALTCPACLELLKDPMTTPCNHNFCNVCINRCWCEDKLGIYSCPQCRETFNSRPDLHRNNMLAEMVKKLKKTELQAASPAHCYAGPGDVECDSCIGRKHKAIKSCLVCLASFCEDHLKPHYQSSAFKKHKLVEACAELQEKICSKHDKPIEIYCRTDQSFICYLCMMDEHKTHDTVAAEAERTEKQNELKEEQLKSQQKIQEKQKKVQELKKALDTIKRHLQAAVDDSERPFTEINLHSEVKELIRDQEKAELSRAERLLKQLEQEIAALKRRVTELEQLSHTHDHIHFLKSFPSLCVSPGSEDSPSITVNQHLSFDGVWKFPSYLEKRVEEICEEEFNKIRPQATSVWIHLSPEPKRKEDFLKYFFYLTLDPNTVHHQLILSERNRAVTYCERKQGYSDHTERFGSWSQVLCKERVCGRCYWEVEWSTAEFVDISVSYIGIRRKGLGFKSGFGYNSQSWSLELSRFSVFFRHNDTETKIRGPVSSRIGVYVDHSAGTLSFYSISDTMRLLHRVHTTFTQPLYAGFTLCNAGSTVRLCNLK is encoded by the exons ATGGCAAAGGCTAGTACTTTAAAATATGATGAAGCGTTGACCTGTCCAGCAtgtctggaattactgaagGATCCAATGACTACTCCCTGTAACCACAATTTCTGTAATGTGTGTATTAATCGTTGCTGGTGTGAGGATAAGCTGGGCATCTACAGCTGTCCCCAGTGCAGAGAGACTTTCAATTCAAGGCCTGATCTACACAGGAACAACATGCTGGCTGAAATGGTGAAGAAACTGAAGAAGACTGAACTCcaagctgcttctcctgctcactgttacgctggacctggagatgtggagtgtgattcCTGCATTgggagaaaacacaaagccaTCAAGTCCTGTCTGGTGTGTCTGGCCTCCTTTTGTGAAGATCATCTTAAACCTCACTATCAGTCCTCTGCCTTTAAGAAGCACAAGTTAGTTGAAGCCTGTGCAGAGCTCCAAGAGAAGATCTGCTCTAAGCATGACAAACCGATCGAGATCTACTGTCGTACCGACCAAAGCTTCATCTGTTACTTATGTATGATGGATGAACACAAAACCCATGATACTGTTGCAGCTGAAGCTGAAAGAActgaaaaacag AATGAGCTAAAGGAGGAGCAGCTGAAATCCCAGCAGAAGATacaggagaagcagaagaaggtgcaggagctgaaAAAGGCTCTGGATACTATTAAG AGGCATTTACAAGCAGCCGTGGACGACAGTGAGAGGCCCTTTACTGAGATTAACTTACACTCTGAAGTGAAGGAGCTGATCAGAGATCAGGAGAAAGCTGAACTGAGTCGAGCTGAACGACTCCTGAAGCAACTGGAGCAAGAGATTGCTGCTCTTAagaggagagtcactgagctggagcagctttcacacacacacgatcacatcCACTTCCTCAAG AGTTTCccgtctctctgtgtttctcctgGATCTGAGGACTCACCCAGCATCACTGTCAATCaacatctctcatttgatggagtgTGGAAATTTCCCTCATATCTGGAAAAACGAGTCGAGGAAATCTGTGAGGAGGAATTCAACAAAATCCGTCCACAAG CTACATCAGTTTGGATACATCTATCCCCGGAACCAAAGAGAAAAGAAGATTTTCTGAAGT atttcTTTTATCTAACCCTGGATCCCAACACAGTACATCATCAACTCATACTCTCTGAGAGGAACAGAGCGGTGACATACTGTGAGAGAAAACAGGGATACTCTGATCATACAGAGAGATTTGGCTCCTGGTCTCAGGTGTTGTGtaaggagagagtgtgtggacgctgttactgggaggtggagtggAGCACTGCTGAGTTTGTGGATATATCAGTCTCATATATTGGGATTAGGAGGAAAGGACTGGGTTTCAAGAGTGGGTTTGGGTACAACAGTCAGTCCTGGAGTCTGGAGTTGTCtcgtttttctgtcttttttcgGCACAACGACACTGAGACTAAGATCAGAGGTCCAGTAtcctccagaataggagtgtatgtagatcacagtgcaggaactctgtccttctacagcaTCTCTGACACGATGAGgctcctccacagagtccacaccacattcactcagcCTTTATACGCTGGGTTTACTCTGTGCAATGCAGGATCAACTGTGAGGTTATGTAATCTAAAATGA